The Hymenobacter chitinivorans DSM 11115 genome segment CTACACCGTGCTGGGCTGGCCGGGCCTGCTGCCCCTCCAGCTGATTGTTCTGCTCTACGCGGCCAAGGTCCTGTGTCAGACCCTGTTTTTGGTCATTACCCTGCAGCAGGCTGGGCACCGGGAGTCGTTGGGCGTGCTGCTGCTCTACGAGTGGTACTTGCTGCTGATGTCGTTGGCGGTGCTGGGTTATACCGTCTGGCCAAGCTCGATTCTGTGGAAAGAGCGGCGCTACCGCTGGGCCGAAGGCTAAGCCAGGGGTTTAGTGGGCTTCCGGTAAGGGCACGCCCAGCCACTGGTAGGCGGCTTGCTCCTCAATAAAGGTACGAAACACGGTTTCCTGGGCGCTGATCCGGCTATTGATCAATGCCTGCTGGTAGGGCGTGACCAGATACGCCATCCGCAGCTCCCGGCCGGGCAGGGCCTGCCGCATTGCGGCCCGAAAGTCAGTCAGAACCCAGGTGAAATCCTCGGCTTCGGCCAGCCCGCGGATGCGCAGGTCAATCAGCCAGTTGGCGGCCTGCGGCGGCTGGGCAAATACGAGGGCCGCCTGGTAGCCCGCCCGGTGCTCCTGGGGCGTCACGACCCGGTTCCAGCGCATAAACAGCACGTGCAGATCGGGGCGGTAAGACAGACGCAGGAAGTCGAGCTCGGTGGCGGGTACGGGCACGGCGGGATACTAGCTAAGGAACGGCAAGAGGTGCAGTATACCAGTAACAGGGAAAGGCCCCGGTAATGTTTTGACGGGCCTCTGCAGAACCCCGGCGGAAGACCTGACCGCGGGCAGCAGGTAAAAATACTTGGTTTAGTAATCAGGTGTTTACACGGTTTTGATTGCGCGGGGTAAGCTCCTCCTTTGGGCTCAGGAAAACGCGGCCGGGCTGCGAACCTCGACCCCAACCTCTTACCGTTACCTCTATGAAGTTTTTGTATCCGCTGTTGTTGGGCGGCCTGTTGCTGGCGGGCTGTCAGCAGAACAGCAAACCCGACGCCGCCGGTGCCGGCGCCACCACCGGCCTGGCTGGGGCGTCCACCGACACGGCCTTTGTTATCACTTTCAGCTCGCTGCCCCCGGCAGAGCTGGCCGCCGGCGCCACGCCCAAGCAGTTGGCTGAGTTTGCCTGGGCCGAGTTCTTGGCCCTGAACTGGCAGTCTAACTACGACACCATCCGGAAGCAGCGCGACGCTCCGGACCCCAATTGGAACTACCATGACCCGAGCCCCAAGCTCACGGTGTGGGAAACCTATGCCCACCGCACCGAGCTGCAGCCTGCCAACGACTCTATACGGCCCTTCAACTCGGCTCCGCGCTACAGCTACGGCGAACAGATTAAGCGCGCCCGCAAAGGCGTCAGCTTTTCGCTATTCAACAACCTGGACGAGAACAGCGAAATTGGTTCCTGCAACCTGTATGGGCAAGTAACCTCTTCCCCGCAGCAGATGGTGTTGTACCAGGCTAAGGTCAACAGCAACGAGTATAACTATATTCTTAAACGCTACCCCAAGCAAGGTTCGTTAGGGTTGGCGATAAAGACCAACATAGCCAATATCAAAAAGTATAAGGCTTATTACGATACGACAGCCGCGAAAAACAAAAAATACAAAGGCAATTGCTACTGCCCACCCGGTGTGTTATGCCTACCCTGCGGTAATGACACGCTCAAGACTCGCCAGGGCATCGGCACCATTGAGGTAAAAACGGCCTGGCGCCAGCTCAACGCCAACGAGGACGCTTCCAAATTCTTGACCCGCAACGTGGTGTATTACCGCCAGAAAGCAGGGAACGATACCCTGTTTTACGATAATGCCACCTTCGCGCTTATCGGGATGCACATCATCCACAAGACCGTAAACTACCCCGACTTCGTGTTTGCGACCTTTGAGCACAAGGACGTGGAGAAGGATAAGATGGGCTTCCGCCTCATTCTGCAAAATAAACAGAAGCAGGATTCCCTGAGCGCCCTGCACTACCCGTACCAGCGCCTGCATCCCCTCACGAAGGTCGACAGCCTAGCCACCGTTGCCGCGCACCGTAAGATCAAGGCAATGAACCGGAACTCGGTACTGCTCAACTACCGCCTGGTAGGCGTACAAGGCACACCCACCAGCAACACCAGCACCCCTAACTTCTTTTTGGCCAACTACGTGGTAGAGTCGGATAGTCTGCTGGCCAACTTCCACGGCAGCGGCTTCGCGCACCCCCACGACCAAAAGCCCAATATTCTGCTCAAGGGCAAGCTGCTCTCGGCCGGGGGCTGCCAGGGCTGCCACGGCGTGGCCCAACAAAAGTTTGGCACCGACTTCTCCTTTCTGCTGGGCGGCACTACAATGGCCCCCGACATCGACGAAACCCAGCAACAGAAGCTGATTCGCTACATCCGCGCCACTACTATAGCTGCGGCCAAGCGCAAAAAATAAGCAGCCCGTTTTGCACCAGCTTACCCCTTGGCAAAGGGCCACAAGAAAAAAGCTCTGCGGAGCTTTTTTCTGCGTATAAATCAGTGTTACTACCTTAGTTACTTGCCAAACCAGCCATTCAGAGCTGAGTCGGGCAGAACACTGGGACCGTAAGACGGTTTATTGCTATACTACATATGAGTGCAAAGTGGGCTTCGGCCATTTATTTCCAAAATGCGGCCGGCCAACTGCTGGAAGACCCTGCCGGGTTTTTGCGGGTCAACTGGACGGCGGCGCCCCGGCAGCTGCCGGATACTCAGGCGTTGTTTACGCACATGCTCATGGCCTTGCAGCGCCACGGCTGGAGCCGAATTCTGATTAATCAGGTTGGCATGCCACCCTTTTCATCGGCCGAGCAGCACTGGGTAGCCCAGGAATGGGTGCCGCGGGCGGTGCAGGCCGGCTACCGGCACGGGGCCATTATTGTGTCGGCCGACGTGATGGTGCGCCTGGCTACGGCCTATATTACCACCCATATTCAGGGGTTGCCGCTGGTGTACCGGTCCTTTGAAAAGGCCCCTCAGGCCGAAGAATGGTTGCTACAGCAGCCGAGCCAGCCCGAGTAAGCCGCCCGGCTGCTGCCCCTGCCTTACCTAGGGCTGCGTGGTGCTCAAAGAGGGCACTGTAGCCTCTTCCGATTGTGGATTCCAGCCGCGCAACGCGGTTTCGTAGTTGTAGAAAGCCGCTTGGTCGACATTGAGCTGCCGCGACCAGGCCGTACGGCCCTTGGCCCCGGCCCCGGGACCTTTCGACTTGTATTCGGCAAAAAAAGCGTCCTGCTTGTTGTCTTCCTTGCCCCAGTGGTCCCAACCCTTGGCCTTGATGACGTTGCTCAATTCGCAGTTCAGGAACACGGTTTTGGCGGCCGGCTTCCAGGGCCGGCCCAGAAAATACGACTCCTCGGGCGCGTCGCCGACTACCTTGCAGCGCTGAAACACGTAGCCGAAACCGATGCTGTCGGGGGTGGAGGCGGCGGTGATGCAGGTGCCCTTGGGCTTGCAAAACAGGGTGCAGTCTTCAAACCAGGCCGTGGCGGCACCCAGGATAAAGTCGGTGGTGCCTTCGATATAGCAGTTCTTGTAGTACTGCCGGCTACCGTAGCCGTAGGTGTAGAGCGTGTCGCGGAAACCCAGGAAGCGGCAGTTGATAAAACGGGCCTTGTCGCCGTAGACCCACATGGCCGGGGCCTGACCAGCCAGGCCGGCCGAGTTCTGGAAGGTAATGTTCTCGGCCGTGAAGTTGTTGCCAAAAACCCGGAAGCTAGCCGCTTCGGAGGTGCCCAGCTTTTCGCCGGCGTCGGTCTGGCGGCCGTTGTAATCGTCGTAGACGAGGACGGTTTCGTTGAGGTCTTCCCCCAGCAGCTTAACGAAGTTCTGCTTTTTGGCCAGGTTTAGCTTCTCCTTATAAGTACCCTTCTTAATGAAGATGGTAATCGGAATATCATTGCCTTTCGGCACGGCATCCAGCGCGGCCTGTACCGTGGTGTAGGTGCCGCTGCCGTCCTGGGCTACTACCAGTTGATTAGTTTGAGCAAAAGCAACACAGGAGGAGAAGAGGAGCAGCCAAACGAAGAGGAGCTTTTTCATGGAAAGCGGGGGAGGTAGAAATAATCATGGATTTGACAAAAATGATTGCTGGATAGGTGTGAGAAATTGCGCTAAGCGCAGGGTCGGGGAATTGGTGAAGCAAAATAGGAGGAAAGGAAGTTGTATCAAAGTCCGGCGGTTATAAAAAAGAACGGAGGGGCGCCCTGGCCCCGCCCTACTGCAAGGGTGGGCTCTGGTGCTGGGCACGAAGGCCCGCCAGCGAGGATGGCGGCACTATGCCATGCAGTATCTATCTTGAGCGGCTCGTCATTTCCCTGCTCTATGAATTCCCTGCTTACCGTAGTCACCGCCTATTTCGACTTGGTCGATTCGTTCACGACTGATCCGGCCGCGTATGCGGCGGTGCTCCACCCCGACGTGGTGCAGACCGAATACCCTAATGCGCTGTATAAGACCATGCAGCGCCGCACATTCAGCGATATTATCGATAATCTGCGCATTGGGCGGGAACTACTGCACGACCCCCACTTCGAGGTACAGCGCACTCAGCTCTGCGCCGACGACACGCTAATCGTGGAGGGCCACTGGCAGGCCACGGTGCTGAGCGACGTAATGGACCTGGCCCGGGGGCAACGCCTAGCGTCGCAGCTGTGTTTGGTTTTCGAGTTCAAGGACGGCAAGATCTTCCGGCAGCGCCGATACCCCTGCTACGAAGCCTTTTAATAGCGTGATGGTGTTAAATTGAATTATATAAAGTATTGATTGTTCTATATGTTTAGTCCATCTGCGGCGCGGTAGTGTGGCACTGGCTTGGGGCCGCCGCTGCGTAGTTCAATTTCCACTGGCTTAAGCATGCCCTAATAACAAGGCCTTTCCACTCTGGAAAGGCCTTGTTGGTAACGGAGCAGTATCGAACAGGAACTAGGAGCCCACGCCGTTGCTGGGCTCAGTGCCGGCCATTTCGGGCGCGGCCGCCGCGTTGTCGTCCGGCCCACCGGTGCCGGTGGGACCATTTTGCACGGGCACATCGGTCGCCTCTTGCCCCACGCGCTCCGACATCCGGCCCGCCCCGGCGCCCGAGGTGCTGGCGTTGCTCAGGGGCTGTCCGCCGCGCACCTCAATCTGGTGGCGTCGGGTTTTTTGCTCATCCTTGGGCACGCTCACGCGCAGCACACCGTCTTCAAAAGCGGCCTGAATGCCGCTAGCATCGACGGTATCGGGCAGCTGGAAGGAGCGGCTAAACGAGCCGAAGGAGCTTTCTACCACGTGGTAGCGGCGCTGGTTTTGCTCGTTGCGGAAGTGCCGCTCCCCGGCAATGGTCAAGCGGCCCTGGTGGAAATCCACCTTGATATCCTCGCGCTTGAGCCCGGGCAGGGCCGCCTCAATCTCGTAGCTCTTCTCAGTTTCGTAGGCATCTACGTGGGGAGAGAAACTATTCACGCGCCCCCGCGCCGCCAGTGAGTCGTTGAAGAACCGGTCGAGCATCGTGCTGAAGCTTGACGAAGCCAGATCCGAAAACGAATCCTGATACTTTTGAATAGCCATGGTCGTACAGGTTTGAAGTGAAACAAACGAATACAAGCGGCCTTAATACGCGGGCAAAAAACCGGTAGTTACACTTCAGAAAGTGGTTTTTCTGGTCATTTGAACTCATTTTAGCCGAACCCGCCGGCCTATTTGTCCTGCAGATGCTCGGCTTTCCAGCGCATGGCCGTCAGGACTCGGGTGCGGCCACTGGGGTGGTCGAAGAAGATGACTTCCTCCAGCGGAGTGGGGCTGATTTTGCGGTACTCGGAGAGCTTCATGGCCGTGGAGGCAAACCCGTCGGGCTGGCGGGCGGCGTTCAGGCCAAAGACGTCGGCTTCCTGCTCCTGGGTTCGGATGATGGTGTTGAAGCCGGGCTGAGCCAGGAAGGTAAACACCCCGAACAAGGCGGCTATCAGGGGTAGGCCGCCCACGTCGCCGATGCTACTGATGCCCCAGCGTGTGCCGTAGCGGCCCAGCAGGCGGTGAAAGGCCCAGTCGACGAAGGCCAGCCCCAGCCCGACGATGAGCACGAAGAAGATGAGCATCTTGGGAATGTGGTTGAGCACGTAGTGGCCCAGCTCGTGGCCCATGACGGCCTGCACCTCGGCCGGAGTGCAGCGGTTGAGCAGGTTGTCGTTGAGCGACACTCGAATAGTGGAGCCCAGCCCGCTCACGTTGGCGCTGATCCGCTTGCTCTGCCGGGAGGCATCCACCAGGTACACGTTGTCGGCCGGCACGCCGTTGGCCCGGGCCATGCTCAGAATCTGGCGGCGCACCGGGCCGTCGGGCAGCGGGGTGTATTTATTGAACAGCGGGCTGATAAAAACCGGCGACACAAATACGGCCACTACCAGAAATCCCGCGGCCAGGGCCGTAGCCCACACCCACCAGCGGCGGCCCGCCCGCCGGATGGCCACGTACAGCACCAGCACCGCCACGCTACCCACCACCACCGACAAGGCCAAGCTCTTCAGGTCATCGGTCAGCCACTGGCCGAAGCTCTGGTTCGACAGCCCGTACTGATGCTCCCGGACGTAGTTGTCGTAGATATTCAGCGGGTAGCTCAGCAGGTGGGCCAGTAGTATATAGAGGGCAATGTAGGCCCACGTGGGCAGCACTTTGGTGGGCAGGCGCTGCGTCCAGGCCTTCATACGGCGGGACAGGCCCAGGACCAAGAACACGGCGGCCAGGGCCAGGCCGTAGAGCAGGTTGCCGAGCTGCAGCCAGTAGCCGCCTTCAAAATAGGCATCGGAGCTGGCTTTCTGGGCCGTGGTCAGGGTGTTGAGGTAGTGCTGGGTGGCGGCCTCTACGCTGAAGGCAGTGGAATCGGGGGAAGGGGCAGCCAGCACCGGCAGGGTCAGCAGCAGAAGCAGGGCACCGACGCCCAACTGGCGTTTGGTAAATAGGGACATACAAGCAAATGAAAAGATACAACTAGTAACGTGCCCTCCTGCGGCGGCAGGGAGCGGAGCTATATTCTAAAACCCAGATGCGCAGGTGCGGGCCGCAGTTGCCTACCATCGGGCTGAAGCGGGGAAACAGTAAAAACTGCCGCTACCGACTGGCTAGCAGCGGCCCAATTTGTTGGCGCACTGCCGGTAGCAGAAATAGCTCGTGGCCCTGGCCGGGGAGCTGCACTAATTTGGCGAGGCTGCGCCGCTGGTGCAAAGCCTCCCAATACGCCCAGCTGAAGCGCGGCGGCGTTACCGAATCGGCCTGGCCCACAACCAGGGTAATGGGCACGGTCACGTCCACATTGCCAACCAAGGCCTGGGGCGAGAGGCTGCGCACCGACTTTTTCCAGATGGCTTTGCCTTCTTCCAGCTGTAGCATATGGCTGCGCCAGCGGGGCACGTCGCAGGGGCAGGAAGCCAGCAGGGCTGCATCAGCCCGGTCGGGGTAGCGACCCAGCACGTTGGCCGCTATGGCCGCTCCGCCCGAATGACCCGCCACGACGACCCGGCCCGCGTGATAATGTTCCCGCAGCTCCCGCAGGGCGGCCGCCACGGCATCGACGGCGGCAGCGGTGTAGTTGTCGCCGGTAGCCTCGCCCCGGGTGCCGGCCGACTGCTGCCCCTGCGCATCGGTGTAGCCGGGCCGCAGCAGGCCCACGGCCACTACGTTGGGGTAGGTGGCGGCCAATTGCCGGGCCAGGGTGTACTGGTACTCCGGTGGGCGAAAGGGCGCGTCGCCGTGCAGAATGACCACCAGCGTGGGGCGGGAAGTGAGTTTGGGGCTACGGAAGGCGCGCAGGTGCAGGCGCTGGGTTTTCTGGCCCACCCATTCCAGTGTGTCGGGAGTAAGGCTCTCGGCTAGCCCGCCGCCTGCGGGGGAGTTGGCCGAGTTACCCTGGCAGCTACTGGTGAGCAAAGCGGCAAAGCCAAGCAGGGCGGACAGATGGTAGCGGAGGGGCAGTGGCATGGCGGTAACGGATAAGAAGCAGATATCCAACCTCCCAGCCGCGGCGCTGGGCAGGAGGTTGCTGCTCCGAGTTAAGCAAAAGCGCGCAAAACAAACAACCGCCAACTGAACAGGGCGGGAGCCCGCCGGCTGTTTCCCATTTTCGACAAACTACCAGCTAGTCGGGGTGGTGCTGAGGGGAGCTGCGCCGCCTTGCTGTTCAAACTTATTACGCCGGCTGCTGGTAGATGCCCTACCTTTGATTTATACAGTAGCCAAGTCGTCCGGTATGAAACCCAACTCCCTCGAAGACTTTTACGCCAAATTGCGGGCCCCCACCGAGGCTACACCCCGGCCCGCCGCGGGTGGGCAGCACGAAGTGGGCCACTTCAACATCTTTCGGGTGGAAGACCTGATGCGGACCTACCCCAACCGGCCCCAGATGTCGTTCGACCGGCGGGAGTTCTACAAGATGAGTTTGATCCGGGGCCGTAGCCGGGTGGAGTACGCCGACCAGGCCGTGGAAGTCGAGCGGCAGGCCCTGTGGTTTGCCTCTTCGCGGGTGCCCTACCGTTGGCTGCCGCACACGCTGGAGCAAAGCGGTTACTTCTGCATCTTCACCGAGGAGTTTCTCTTGCCCGGCCGCAGCGGGGTGGTGCTGGAAGAACTCCCGATGTTCCAGCCCGGCGGGCAGCCAGTACTGGCACTGAATGATGCCGAATATGCCGCCGTGGAGGCCGTTTTTGAGAAAATGGCCCGGGAAATCACCTCCACCTACGCCTATAAGTACGACCTGCTGCGCACCTACCTCTGGGAGCTGGTGCACGGCGGGCAGAAGCTGCAGCCGGCCCCGGCTGCGGCGCCCAATCACAGCGCCGCGGCCCGGCTCACCAGCCTGTTTGGCGAGCTGCTCGAGCGGCAGTTTCCCCTGGCCGCGCCCCAGCAGCAGCTGCGCCTGCGCACGGCCAAGGACTACGCCGACCACTTGGCCGTGCACGTCAACCACCTCAACCGGGTGCTCAAAGAAACCACCGGCCACACGACCACCGAGCTCATTGGCGGGCGGGTAACCCAGGAGGCCCGGATGCTGCTCAAGCAAACCACCTGGACCGTCTCCGAAATTGCCGACAGCCTCGGCTTTACCGACGTGGCCCACTTCTGCAATTTCTTCAAGCGCCAGACCAGCCTTACCCCCGGCGACTTCCGCAGCTAGCCCCCGTTGTTTGAATGTTGCAGCAGATGGTTTGACTCGCGCAATGGTGCGGCGGCCCGCGCTCCGGTCCTTTGCAGGGTAAAAAACTACTACTCTCTAAAGAACCATATCACATGCGAGTTTTCGTAACCGGCGCTACGGGCTTTATCGGCTCGGCCATTGTTCAGGAATTACTCGGGGCGGGCCACCAGGTGCTCGGCCTGACCCGCTCCGAGGCGGGCGCGCAGGCCCTGACCGCGGCCGGCGCCGAGGTACACCGCGGCTCCCTCGATGACCTGGACAGCCTGCGCCGCGGGGCCCAGGCCGCCGACGGCGTTATTCATACCGCCTTCAACCACAACTTCCAGGAGTACGAGGCCGCCGGCCAAACCGACCGGCTGGCTATTGAGGCCCTGGGCCAGGTGCTGGCTGGCTCCGGGCGGCCCCTGCTCGTCACGGCCGGGCTGGCGGGCTTTGCCCCGGGTCGCCCCGCTACTGAGGACGACCTCCCCGTCGCTTTGCCCCGCCTCTCAGAGCCGACGGCTATGGCCCTGGCCGAGCAGGACGTGCGGGCCATAGTAATACGCCTGGCCGCCTCCGTCCACGACCGGAACGACCACGGCTTTGTGCCCACGCTCATCAACATTGCCCGCGAAAAAGGCGTGGCGGCTTACGTGGGCGAAGGACTGAACCGCTGGCCCGCCGTGCACCGCCTCGACGCTGCCCGCCTCTACCGCCTGGCCCTGGAGCAGGGGCAGGCCGGGGCCCGCTACCACGGCGTGGCCGACGAAGGCATTGCCCTGCGCGACCTGACCGCCCTCATCGGCCGTCACCTGGGCGTGCCCGTCGTGACCAAAACGGCGGCGGAAGCTCCCGACCACTTCGGCTGGATGGCCCGCTTCGTGGGACTCGACCTGACCGCTACCAACACCCTCACCCGGCAGCGCCTGGGCTGGCAGCCCACCCACCCCGGCCTGCTCGCCGACCTGGAGCAGGGCCACTATTTCGGGGTCTGAGTAGCCCAGTAATAGTAGCCCGGCCCGTTGAGCAAAAGGCCAAAACAGAGGCAGCCGGAATAAATCATTCCGGCTGCCTCTGTTTTGTAGAGACTCCTGGAAAGTGGAAAAACTCCCCGGCGGCGTTATTTAACTACCCCCGGGTCATTTAAACCTGCGTCCCGACTTGCTCAGCCGGAAAACAAGCCAGCCTTGCGTGCGGGCCCTGGGCCGGGGTGGGGCGGTAACCATCCGGCTTGTGGTAAGCCAGGCTTTAGCGCGGACCGGCGGGGCCCCCGACAGTCGGGGCCCGCAGGCGCAGGTACTGCTGCAGCCACACCGGGTAGAGGTTGTAGCCCACGTTCGTCAGCAGCAGCAGCGCGGCCCAGCCGAAGTAGCCGTGGGCCAACGCATAGAGGCTCACCAGCCCAAAGAACACCAGCAGCACTACATGGAACCGCTCCATGTGGTAGCTGTTTGCCACCAGGGCCCGCACCGCCCGCCGGTGGGGCACGTGCCGGTACTGCGGGTAGCGGCGGCGCAGCAACGTATTCACCAACGTGCCGTGCTGGGTGAAGCGCCCTACCACCGGCACCCCCAGCCGCCGGTACACCGCCGCCGAGCGGCTCAGCTGCCAGTGCCGAAACCACGCCTGGGGTACCAGATAGCCCAGCAGACTCACCCCCAGCAGCGCCCAGAGCCAGGGCCGGGCCATGTGCTGGTAGCAAAACACGCTCAGCGGGACCAGCGCCAGCCCCGACCACAGCACGCTCGGTACCGCATTGAGGGCGTGTACCAGGGCGGCCGAGGGAGCGGCGGGGTTTCGGCTAGTAGGCATGGCAACAGACCGGTGGGGCCGGGTTACTGCACCGGCAAGTTCACAAACGTGCCCGTCACGGCCACCGTGCACTTCTTGCGCAGCGGCTCGGGCAAGCCGGCCAGGGCGCCGGGGTCCGAGACGCTGATTTGCCGCAGCACGAAGGAGCCGGAGACCTGCCGGGCCCGGGCGTCGTACTTACTGATGGTGACCGAGCCGCTGCCCAGGGCACTGAAGTAGGTATCGATGAGGGGCCGGGCCACGGCGGGGCCCACCAGGTAGGCCCCGCCGGCACCCAGCTGGTTGATGCTGTAGAGGTAGAACGGGTGAGTGCCGGTCCAGGCGGCGCCGAGCTGGGTGGCCGGCACCATCAGGCGTACCTGCTCGGCCTGGTCGGGCACCTCCAGCACGATTTGCAGGCCCTGGTACGACGACATAAGCGCGCCCGGGCCCATGGCCGTGGCCTTAATCCGTTCGGCCGGGTAGCCGCTTTGCAGCACCAATACCGTGTCGCCGTTCGGGGTGGAGGGCGTCAGCGGATACCGCAGCTCCCGCTGCATCCGGGTTTCGGCGGCCGGCTGCGGGGCCTGGTCGGCGTCGGATTTGTCGGCGCAGGCGGGCAAGGCAATAGTGACAGCCGTGAGTAGGAGCGCGAAAAGAGGCCTCATAGGGAAGTTCGATACAAGTAAAACGATACATAGCCGGCCCCTATATTGCTACCAAACCCCGTGCAGTGCTGGCTAAGGTGGCAACTCGGGTGAGGGTGCGGTTAGGGCAACCCAAGAGCTGCTTCTGGTTAGGAGCGGCTCTTGGCGGTAAAGGTTGCAGCCCTGGTAGCCCTCCTTCTGGAACCCGAACTCCCGAAGCCTGGCTTCAAACGTGCCCGCAAACTGGGCCTTGGGATGGTAACTCAGGGCGCGCCGGACGAGCCCAAGGACAAGAACAACCACGCCGCCTGGGTGCCTCCCGACGGCGCGGTGTTAGGGTCTCGGGGCCCGGCTACGCTTGCTCCCCTGCCAGGCGGGCTCAGTGGAAATAGTAGCGCGCCCCCAGAGTCGCCCCGGAGCCCAAACCGTATGGCCACCGTTGGTACAGGTTGCCACTGGCCGTAAGATCAGTGCCCAGGCTCCATCGACGATTCAGGACGTAGCGAAAGCCGAACCCGAAGGTGTAATAGCTGTTCCAGGCCTGGGCCTGGGAAACGATGGGAGTCCAGCCGTCGGTGCTGACGTAGGTATTCAGCTTATTGTAGGTCTTGGTTTGCCGGATATGGTAGAAGCTGACTCCCGCCAACGCATCGACCTGAAACCGGCGGGTGGGTTCGGAAAACCGCACCCGCAGCAGCACGGGCACGCCCCACACGGATTCTTTAAAGGTCTCGGCCACGTAGTTGGGAGTGCCGTCGTCGGCAAAATTATCGTCCAGGCTGCCGCCGCGCCCGTGAAACAGGCCCGCTTGCAGGGTCAGCGTCGGCAAGATTTCGTACCCCGCGTGCAGGGTGGTGCCCAGCAAGTAAACGCCCTGCCCATTTCTGTCCTCCACCGCCACCGTCCGGATTTCCAGCGTTGGGTCGGCTCCCACGTACCAGCGGTAGCCGACGGGGTCGGGAGTTTGGGCCCGGCAGGCGCTGGCGCTTAGCAGGAACAAGGTGCCGGCGGCGGCTACCCGGGCATACAAGGTGGTTGCCATAACGATAGAGCTGAAAAATTGGGCTCGGCTGGAGGTAGAATGTTGGTTGCAGGATAGGGAAAGGAGCGGAAGAAGGCCGCTCTAACCCGGCCCGGCGCCCCGGTAAGCCTAGCCCCGCCGCCCGGGGTGTTCGGGCGGCGGGGGGCCGGGCGGGGCCATTTGCACCTCCCCGTCGGCTAACGAGTGGCGCGCGGCCCGCCCCGTGGGGCAGGAGCCCCCGCCGCTCCTAGTAGCTTTCCTTCTGGAAGCCGAACTCCCGGAGCTTGGCCTCGAACGTATCCGGGAACTGGGCCTTGATGTGGTGAATCAGGGCGCGCAGGGCCTTGCGCACCTGTTCCTCGCCCTGGTCCTTGCTGCTCACCTTGCCGCTACGCTCCCCGCTGGTATCGGAGCTGTCCTTCACCAGGGCCTTGTACTCGGTTATTAGCGGCTCCCAGTGGGCGGTGCCGTACTTGTTCTTGTCGAACTTGTGCGCCTTGAGGGCCTTGAGCAGCTTATCCAGCGACTTCACCCGCTCGGTGCGGTGGCGGGGCAGCTGATAGGACTTGTTTACTTTCTCGATTCCAAACTCGCCGTAGTAGGCTTTTTTGTCGTCGTTGGCCTCGGCCAGGTAGCCTTTCA includes the following:
- a CDS encoding outer membrane beta-barrel protein gives rise to the protein MATTLYARVAAAGTLFLLSASACRAQTPDPVGYRWYVGADPTLEIRTVAVEDRNGQGVYLLGTTLHAGYEILPTLTLQAGLFHGRGGSLDDNFADDGTPNYVAETFKESVWGVPVLLRVRFSEPTRRFQVDALAGVSFYHIRQTKTYNKLNTYVSTDGWTPIVSQAQAWNSYYTFGFGFRYVLNRRWSLGTDLTASGNLYQRWPYGLGSGATLGARYYFH